The Methanoculleus thermophilus DNA window GACCCGGTTGTCGACGTTGTGGATGCTTGCGGTCTTCACCGCAGAACCGATGGCGATCCCGAGATCAGCCATCCGAACAGCGCAGTTCGGGCCGCGGAAGGGGGCGGCCTGCGGTTGCTTCTGTGCGGCAAGCATCTCCGCGCAGGTTGCGTAGCCGCACGCGCCGCAGTCGAGACCTACGGCGTCGTTGTAGATCGACCCGACAAGAAGGCACGCGTCGCTTGACGCGACGTTCTCCGCATCCCTGATGATGAACGCCGCGTTGTACTGCTTGCCTAACTTTCGCATAGCTTCTGCAAGCGTATTCAGTTCCTCGCCGGCGACGACCATCGTCTTGATGACGTCGATCCCGCGTGCTTTCGGGGCTGTGCGTGCAGACAGCGCCATCAATCCGGCAACCATCTTAACAGCGTCTGAATCAGAGAACATACGAGTACGTTGGACCTGCCAAAAATAAGGGTATGCCCAACTCCCCGGGGCATCGATACTTTTTTCCAAACGTCGACCGAAAGGCGGGACTGCCATGGCACAGAAACGTACCGAGAAGGCTACCTTCGGCGCAGGGTGTTTCTGGGGCGTCGAGGAGACGTTCCGGCGCGTGCCCGGCGTCGTCGATACGGCGGTGGGGTTCATGGGCGGCACCCTCGAGAACCCGACATATCGTGACGTCTGCACCGGGAGAACCGGGCACGCGGAGGTCGTCCAGGTGACCTACGATCCTGACGA harbors:
- a CDS encoding peptide-methionine (S)-S-oxide reductase, with the protein product MAQKRTEKATFGAGCFWGVEETFRRVPGVVDTAVGFMGGTLENPTYRDVCTGRTGHAEVVQVTYDPDEVSYRDLLTVVMGMPVRLKNTSINSSKCIQTPPEKKPKSFSLFDRYERSFND
- a CDS encoding ferredoxin domain-containing protein, which encodes MFSDSDAVKMVAGLMALSARTAPKARGIDVIKTMVVAGEELNTLAEAMRKLGKQYNAAFIIRDAENVASSDACLLVGSIYNDAVGLDCGACGYATCAEMLAAQKQPQAAPFRGPNCAVRMADLGIAIGSAVKTASIHNVDNRVMYSAGIGALALGWLDGCGVAYGIPLRASGKNIFFDRAH